The DNA region gtTTCAATTTCCCAAAACCCAATCCACTGTCGATCTTACTGAAACGTTTCATCGACTTCTTCTCTTCCGATCGATTGAAATAGAaagtcttttttctttctttcgtttATCTTCCGTTCGAAATGATTGtcatatcaatatttatgtttaatgttTATGATTTAGCTGCTGAATCGATTTAGATTAGGGTTGTAAAAGATTTGGATCTTCGtacatgacctacaaatcaaattaacattataataagattattggtttaaaagagaaataaaataggCATAAAATATCGTATAGAAATCATTTCGGAGTCTGAAATCACcctaaaatggtgatttcgggataagaaatgctggtttcgggactagaaatgCTAGTTTTGGGATCAGAAAAGCTGGTtgggaccagaaaagctggtttcggaACCCGAAactgcaaaaaaaaaatcaaaatgagtggtttcgggacacttttttgaatttttttaatcttaaacattataatgaatcttagaaaatcaaaaataattgaagataatcCTGTTATATActagaaatttacataattaaaaatttatttacaatgttacaatttgtcatttatatcacatttaaaatacaacctacaatttgagagatctcaaataatctcatttcttcattaacttgatcaataagaagatctggatcttcatacatgacctacaaatcaaattaacgttacaataagattattggtttaaaaaaaatagccaTAAAAAATCGTATAGAAACCATTTCGGAGTCTAAAATCACCttaaaatggtgatttcgggacaagaaatgctGGTTTCGGAACTAGAAATGCTAGTTTCGGGACAAAAAAGCTGGTTTTGGGACCAGAAAAGCTAGTTTTGAGACCCAAAAtgagtagtttcgggacccgaaacggccaaaaaaaattttttttttttcgaaatgaGTGCTTTCGGGAcacttttttgaattttttaatctaaaacattataatgaatcttagaaaatcaaaaataattgaagataatgttGTTATACtataaatttacataattaaaaatttatttacaatgttacaatttgtcttttatatcacatttaaaatacaacctacaatttgagagatctcaaataatctcatttcttcattaacttgatcaataaaaagatttggatcttcatacatgacctacaaatcaaattaacattacaataagattataGAAACCATTTCGGAGTCTGAAATCACCCTAAAATAGTGATTTCGGGACTagaaatgctggtttcgggactAAAAATGCTAGCTTtgggaccagaaaagctggtttcgggaccagaaaagctggtttcgggacccgaaatgagtagtttcgggacccgaaacagccaaaaaaaaaactttttttttgaaatgagtagtttcgggacccgaaacagccaaaaaaaacttttttttttaaatgagtcgtttcgggacccgaaatgagtgatTTCGGGACTAGAAATGACTTTTTTTACAACCCTAATTGAAATTAGTTCTGCAACTAAACCCATAACAACAaccaaacattatataatcatactttcaggtcccgaaaccacattttgggtacccataacagccaaacattatataattctACTTCCGGGTCTCTAAACCATCCATTTCCGGACCCATAATGCAGCAAATACAcaataatcataattttctatcgttaaaatcattaaaatccttaaccctaaccgcaaaaaCCTAAACGATCTTCAAATAGTCAAAATAATCTACGATTCTAAAAGAGAATatgttatttaccttgtccttggagATTTGGGAGATCTTGGAGTTTTGTATGGAGATGTACCTAGACCACTAGCTTGAAAAAATAGTATGAAGTGAACACGAAGGCAGACAATGAAGTGAACATACACGAAGGAGTtctcttaccattttcgatcgaaagaagatgaagaaagtagaagaagtcggggatgccggagagaaaaatcgccagagaagaaaTCGGGGTTCGCCGGAagtgataaatgaaaagaagaaagagagagaaaaagaaagagagagaaaaagaaagaggggcaaactgaaatatttaattttttttatttttgttttgttttttctctctcctagctggcacgTGAGATTCGTGGTATTGCTTTCGCTAAAAGGTTGTTGTGTTTATCCATACTCAATATTTAGTATTCATATGTaggtgattatatatatatatatatatatacaatttatatatcaatatatttaaatttaacttttttaaaagatatttaaaatcttGTACAACCCTTGTTCAACTGATTGTCACAATAGTATTAAGTTAAAATGGGATACGAGAGGTTGATttcctaaattttaaataaaaatttaaaaattaagttttttcatttaaaagaaaaaaataagttcactttacaaaaacatattataacattaaaaattaattcagtatgaatcttattatatataaattaaaattacaagattaaataaaaagaaaaagaaaaaaaagtactAATCCCAATTCCATCTGAAAATAGAAAAGATAAGGAAAGAAGAAGACATCGCCGGCGATCAATTACAGAGCAAACCGTCGACAGATTTAGCGACGATATTGAAATCCATAGTACAATTCAATCCAACcaatttattcttctttttcataAACCACAAAATCACCACTTTACCTTCCACCGTCGCTTCCGCCGTCAACGTCACCTTCCCGGAATACAAATCATCTCCGATCATCTCCTCCGACGACATAACTGTTATAACCACATCCACCTTCTTCGTCGAACGTAAACCGGCCTGCCCACCATTTATACCGACCACGCCGACCGGTTTTTCTCTGTACGACAAAACCGCCGTCGAGTTGTCGTACTTAAACGGCCCGAAATTGGTGTTCTTGACTGTAATTTTAGCGTTAAGGGTCATGGAGAAGGAATTGGAGGAGGAATTGACGGTTAGGGTTTCGACGGCGACGGATTCAAGTTGGATTTTTGGATTTCGGACTTTTAAAATTGTGAAGGAAAAGATTATTACAATTGGTATGTGGAGTATGGCTCCGACGATGAAACAACGAAGAAGTCGGATGATTCTTTTACGGCGGAGCGCCGTCGCGGAATTGTCGCCGGCGgtcatgattttgaaaatgggatttgatttttctttctctctcttgagtGAGCTTTCTAAATATCTATGGTTTCTTATGGCAGTTAGTTGATTATGATGTCATTTGTAATGgttaaggtcttgtttgatatGATCATTTgaataatgtaattaataacaaaaaaaacaaatatagatGAAGTAAAAGATATAGTTGTGGGTgtcattttctttcatattatttatatattatataaaaaatccaagaatgttattttgtttaaattaatatccacatatttattttaactcatgttttcaaacaaaattatttagattaatttgaataattaaaatttataaatattttgatgtaagttattaaaaaatatagaaaaataactCGTTTAGAcagtatataaattaataaaaaagttcatttaaacgtacataaattcattaattatttaacctATGTTAATAACttgattaattgttttttaaaaattaaatatttattaattaaatattcattttttattaattaatttatctctttttattattttttaatttatttttattaatttatctctttttattattcttcttttgctcttttgttatttttttaatttttattattattttatttctttctatattatcataaattattttaaaattaattggtcTATTTTTAGAGACTAATACTTCAATATTATAATGTATAAGATAGTTCAATGTTTTGatactttaatattttcatatttttctaagtatttttattaaataattatttgcatAATCtcttttttaagaaattttatttgcTGCAAACTATTCTTCCACAAGTAAAACACATTGTACtcgttatatttataaattgagtaaaaattataagtgaggacagatgaatatattgttctataaactaattaattaaatattataatagatatTAAACTACtttatacattataatatttaagtatgaGTTCATAGaaagaaactaaataattttaaaataatttatattaatataataaaaagtgaaatattagaaaataaaataaaatacttaaatagtaaaaaaagagataaatgacttaattaagtaataaaaaaaaatagtaaaaaagagatagatgaattaattaattaataaaaagaaaagagatataaaatatgaatattaaattttaaaaaaaaataatcataattacatgAGACTAGATGAAccaatttttaatagtatttaaataaacttttattagtttatagTTTTAGTGAATTATTTGTATAAGTATGTACGTCTAGATaagtttttttccaaaattatatgataaattaatattttaaaaaaaaaatatttcattgttgataatttgaatagtgtattgataaatttaatagtaaattagatatttaatatttttgaaaataattataaataactgATATCAAACCAGACTTTAAGTAATATAAAATAAGTCAATAGTGGGTCAGAGTTTAATGGTGTGAGGGgcctacattttattttttttactttattgaGTTTGGCTTTATGGTAGTAGGTACCACATGGGGGATATAGATGTTTGGTTATTTGgggatttttattgatttttttttttaagaatattgtttgacaaaaaaaatatatgttatttgagtttttaatttattgaattaaattttttatttttattttgagatgAATTAAAGAATTTGAGGGATATGAtagtgaaaataaataaatgagatatataaattttgaataatttttttgacaaaataaagACATGCTTGTTTATAGCCATGAttcaaacaataaatatattgttgagATCGACAATATTTGACATTTGAAAGTGTTACAATTTGTTTTATTGACAATAATCTTTAAAACTCAAATGATATTACTCATGTTAtgcaaattattttaaaatacattttttataatttataaaaaaatatttaagattttaatttaaaaaaaaatcatatgttCCTTAAATTAAACAAGAATTTATGAACAAAAGTAACAACTATATTTAAAGTATAGTTGGtggattttgtttttcttttcaactatgaattgaatttaaaagacggattaacattttaatttcttacaaTATGTTATAGAATGTTTCAAAGACCACCTAAAGAGAAAGATTTGAATATgtcaataaagaaaaagaaaaagaaaaagaaaaaggtaaAACTGAATTAAACTTTTGCATGTAACAATAACAAATGTCGAACTTCATTACATGCATTAGTGGGTTCAAAAAGAAGGAAAAGATGTAAACTGACAACATAGactttaatttacttttttgttttattaatgatgttaaaaaatgtatataatcaTTCCAATTACTTACAAATTACAATAACTTAtgaaaaagattattaattaattcagaaaaaaaatattattaatttaatattgtaTCATGATTAGTAATTAACTtgataatgtatatttttaattatctctATGACATAAATTTCAAGTAAGATATTAGAGATCTATTGCGAAGCATAAGCATGCCTTTATTacaaagaaatattattattaccaaACATCTTAGACTTACTACATAGATCGAATTCGAacataaaattgtatttattcgTCATATGAATCATATATGAATAAGTGATTCAGTTTCTATTCAAACTAATATTCTTGCttagtttaaaataagaaaaatggaTTTCGGTCATGTTTCCTTTAATGTGTAAGTTTACATGAGGATCTTTTAACTCATCGTTTTATCATTTAGTTAGTtggaataagtttaaatattttataaatcaagaAGATAtggatattcgagatcttattttctttaataaggTTCTTCTATCAAAATGATGTAGTAGATTTGCAAAATAGTCGAATATTCTTTGGTCATCGATGATTAGATGTAAGTATGATAATGACTGGTTTGattggttcaccaaaatgtctaattatccagtAAGGTGTAGCATTTTGAGGGGAGTTTATTCTATGTTGAAAAGTTTTTGTGAgtagtctagattcattgtgaGGGATGACTCTTCAATCATTTTTTGGGAAGAAATTTGATGTAGTATCAAAAGTCTATTTACGACGTATTTTGAGTTTGTTTCATTGCTACATATAGAAATTACACAGTTAAGGAGATGTTTGATCATTGGTCCAGTGGTTTCGCTaaccgaattagatatagaggaagattaaacaTTTTGGAGAATTCGACGAATGTGTAACATTCGACGAATGTGTATCATTCATAAGATTAAACATTTTCTAAGATTCATTTTGGAAAGCTGGTAGAGTCGACTAGGGGAGTTAATCATTTTTCTAGAGaacttacgagctcgataacttatttagtaattttttttcttcttcatgcAGTGTCGGCCCCGAGTTTTGGGATGCCCTAtccccaataaaaaaaattcattttttgttGTTTCCCTAGATTtagtaataaaaattgataaaaaaaaataatgtttttgatgGGATTTGAACTCTTAACTTACTTAAAACTTTAAGTATGTAGCTAGAACCACTATACTACAATATGATATgcttataaatcatatatttatctatatataaattatatattttattaaactggGGAGTGGTCTGCCCTAGCCCAAGGGCTTGTCGGGCTTACCCCAAGGTCGGCCCTGTCTTCATGTTTTTGTAGTTGTGTGCTTAAAcgaattttatcattttaaatatatttagatcattttaaaaaatcagtaaaatatGTGCAAGAGTAAAAAATGCAAGGATTACGAGTTAATATCATTCTTTAGTTAAAGGTTCTCTTTTTACAATGATATAACTAAGTATTATATTTTGTGATTAATTGATCAAGTTTAATAGCTTAAGCCATTGTTTTGAAACCCGACCCGATCCACCGGTTGGATCGGCAAACCCGGTGAATCGGTCGTCAAACTAGATTGGGTAGATTACCGATATCTAGTTTTAGACACTAAGAATGACAAACTCTTTCATTCACTTCAAACTTCACCTCTTACCTGAACTAACTGATTTCGTTTTTACCAAACTAAAAATCGATTTAAAGTGACATTGTAAGTCATAACTTAAACCTAGTTTCTTTTCCAAATAAAAGTATAGATATCAAAAAGATTGGAGGTTGTAGTTTAACTTAAACTGATGATGTTGGTGAATGGTGTAAACGTTTTGCGAATAATTAGtagttgatatttattttaattgtgttaatCCATGACTTAAgagtttgtgtttattttaattgtgttgtcCCTAATAGAGGTAATGAATATATTGTAATTGcgaaacaatattttgaattttgatttctactttgactattattgtataaataatttgattttttttccattatGAAACCCACTGGTTGAACCCCAGCCTTTCATCTGATTGATGACCGAACCGATTTTCAATACCATGGCTTAAGCAACAATATTgctcaaattttctttttttattattatcatgttgattattaacaaattatttttatgtataaatattttcataaaaagttTGGGGTATACATTACTTAAATGAACAAATGCAAAGAGGTCACTATTGTTCAATCCTATATATAAGTCATACCACTTAAGCAAGGAAGGAAACTATCACAAACTAGTAAATATTAagcaaaattaattaatttactgaACTTTAAAAGATCAAACTCATTTGTTCATATAACTGTAATTCTAAAAATTCAATTGCATTATGATTATAATTCCAAATATAAACCTTATGTCAATTGTCAAGTTATAATAATGATCTAGAATttgaacatatatttttattcaaatccaAAATAATACACTAGATCAATCATAGATTATCAATGTAAATCAGAGGGTTAATTAATTGCAACCAATATTGATTAGAGATTAATGTCATAATTAATATGGACAttgataattttgtaaataatttgaaagctaattttttttattgtttattcaaATTCTAACAAATCTTATTGAACCAACAAAGTGTTTCTAAAaactatttaacatttttttattatatatataaatcataaagTAAGGACAATAAACAAAAGCAAACTTAAAAACTTAAGAGGTCTTAACATGTCCCCCAAAGTTCATGGCTAGAGTGGTTATAATGGATAtactttttataataaacatttttcttaagaaataaataattattgaataaatttcatattataaataatatatctattcCATGCATTTTCACTATAGCTAGAGATGTAGCAggttgtatatattttttaaataaatcattttataaatcaattaaacaatgTCATCAATAAAGGACCAAATGTtcaataaaactaaaaataaaaataaagataatccCAAAACAGTTACACACCTTTGTAATCCCATATCATCCGAAAATTAGTTTCCCAATAAAATGTTAACATGTTTCAAATAGATAGATGGATATCTTATAATTATTGCGCCTCACCTGAATAACTTTCTTCATCAGCGGTGACAACATTGTCGACTTGAGTGATAAAATGAGGGATTACTATTCCAAGCTCCTTAAATCCCATAAAGGTGTCTTCCATCACAATGGGATTAGGaatcaattcaattttaaattcttCCTCGTTAAAATAATAGCTCTCGAAATTATCTTTTCGTTCTATAAATGGACCTTGTGGAGGCGATGATTTTGGCAAACTCTGGGCTTTGGGCTTTATAAAACTACTAGTTCTTCTCAAAGACTTGGGCTGGTTGGGTGGGGCATGATTGTGTTCTCCCACGTAGCAAATTTCGTAAGTATTTGAATTTTCAGAACTTTTGATCTTCATGTACATTTTTGCACTACATCCATTTGTTGTTTTACATTTGTAGTAATGtctgttaaaaaaaaaaagatgtttCACTAACTATGCGAATATAATGTATACAAACAAATGAATGAGAAATCTCGATTACCTTagtttaaaaatcataaattctaAACTATCGTAGCACAgcccaatatatatatatataaagctcaAAACCgaacataaataaaagaaacCTGGGATATTTCGAGCCTTTGATGGACTTCACACCGTACTTCTTCCAACTCCATTCTTCACCCTTAACCAACTCCTCCCTTGTCATCGATTTGCAACTTTTCAAGTATTTCTTGCAgctgtaaaaaaataaaaagaatattgtCGCTAATACttattaagatttaaaataatacaaaaaataagaagatataCATGCCTTTGTCGAACTTGTCGTGACTTAGCCTCAGAACCATAAATAGGCGGCTCAGGCAATGGTTCCGACCGCGGTGAACTACCGGAATAATCAATTGAGGGCGAAATCCAttgattataaacaaaattcatCAATGGATGAATTTCATCAAGTCCAAGGAATTGGTAACCAGATTCATCAACTGGATTatcaaaaaaaatgaaaggatTCGTTTCAAAATCACTCATGTctgaaaaataatcaaattgaaaGAGAGAGTGAAAGAtcttaaacttattatattttacagaagtataaataaaaatagacagCTCAACATTGCttaatatcatttatattgAACAAATcttgtttaatatttcatatcatttttggtcaatatttaattaatatcattaaaatcaaattattgttaatatttactatatacatatatatgtatttatataaattccTTTTGTATAATTTGAagttatt from Impatiens glandulifera chromosome 5, dImpGla2.1, whole genome shotgun sequence includes:
- the LOC124940162 gene encoding late embryogenesis abundant protein At1g64065-like — encoded protein: MTAGDNSATALRRKRIIRLLRCFIVGAILHIPIVIIFSFTILKVRNPKIQLESVAVETLTVNSSSNSFSMTLNAKITVKNTNFGPFKYDNSTAVLSYREKPVGVVGINGGQAGLRSTKKVDVVITVMSSEEMIGDDLYSGKVTLTAEATVEGKVVILWFMKKKNKLVGLNCTMDFNIVAKSVDGLLCN